GAGCATTGACGGCGAGCCACCGCTCCATCCCAGGATCCAATTCGGTCTTGATCGCGTCGAGCGGACACTCCGGCACGCAGACTCCGCAGCCGATACAGTCATCCGGGTTGATGACGAGCATGTTCTCGCCCTCGTGGAAGCAGTCGACCGGGCACACCTGAACGCAATCGGTGTATTTGCATTTAATGCAGCTCTCGTTGACGACGTGGATCATCGCTCCTCCGCGTGGCCGGCGTGGCGGGACAACTTGCGCTTGGCGCCCAATGGCGTTCTCGGCGCGATGACTTGGACAGCCGATCAAGTGAGGCGTACAACCTCAAGTATGGTTGAGGTCAAGCGGATTGATGCGCACGGTGACGAACGGAAAACCTGATCTGGGACTGAGCGTCGGAGAGACCGCAAGGCGAAGCGGTGTCGCCGTCTCGACTCTCCACTTCTACGAATCCAAGGGGCTGATCCGCAGCACGCGGACGGGTGGCAACCAGCGCCGCTACCCGCGCAGCATATTGCGCCGTATCGCCACCATCCGGGTGGCGCAGAAAGCCGGGATTCCGCTGGCCACGATCCAGGAGGCGCTTGCGTCGCTTCCCAAGGGGCGCACGCCCACCGGCGACGATTGGCGCAAGCTGTCGACACGATGGCGAGCAGAGCTCGACAGCCGCATTCAGCGACTGATCCAGCTGCGCGATCGGCTCAATGACTGCATCGGATGCGGATGCTTGTCGGTCACGACCTGTCCGCTGCGGAATCCGGAGGATGCGCTCGGACGGAAGGGCTCAGGCCCGCGGTTGCTGGAGCAGGAATGAGAGGGATACTCGACAAAGCTGGCTGCCGCTGCGCGAAGCGCTGAAACAGATCGAACGGCCCAGATCTGGTCCGCCCAGGCCCCGATCAACCCCTGCGCCATCAGCTCCCAGCGGCAAGGCTCCGGTGTGCACTGAGTGGTATATGGTGGCGGCAAGGCGCAGCCACCAAAATGGGCGGCTTGCCGAGCAAATGAACCAGTGCCGGGGCACCACCGAAGCTCTATCTGGCCGCAGCCGAACCGGGTTTCACGTCGCGATCACGTCCTTTGAGCCACGTTGAAAATCTGTCGTTTACCGTGCAGAGGACGGCTGTCCCGTCCACCGCCGGAACCTTCACAATTTGACAGGGGCCGCTGAGTTACCCATGTTCCGGCAGAGTCGGGCAACCCGAATATATCGGAATCCAGACGAAGAAATTCACTCAACCCATTGGTAATCAATGAAAGTTGTCGTTGTTGAATCGCCTGCCAAGGCCAAGACGATCAACAAGTACCTGGGCCCGGGCTACGAGGTCCTGGCCTCGTTCGGCCATGTTCGTGACCTTC
The Rhodoplanes sp. Z2-YC6860 genome window above contains:
- the fdxA gene encoding ferredoxin FdxA — its product is MIHVVNESCIKCKYTDCVQVCPVDCFHEGENMLVINPDDCIGCGVCVPECPLDAIKTELDPGMERWLAVNALYAKQWPNIAMKREAPPDAKAWEDTPDKFEKYFSPNPGTGG
- the soxR gene encoding redox-sensitive transcriptional activator SoxR; this encodes MRTVTNGKPDLGLSVGETARRSGVAVSTLHFYESKGLIRSTRTGGNQRRYPRSILRRIATIRVAQKAGIPLATIQEALASLPKGRTPTGDDWRKLSTRWRAELDSRIQRLIQLRDRLNDCIGCGCLSVTTCPLRNPEDALGRKGSGPRLLEQE